GTACCTGCATGTAGACTGTACCTGCATGTAGACCTCTGTACCTGCATGTAGACTGTACCTGCATGTAGACTTCTGTACCTGCATGTGGACTGTACCTGCATGTGGACTGTACCTGCATGTAGACTGTACCTGCATGTAGACTGTACCTGCATGCAGACCTCTGTACCTGCATGTAGACTGTACCTGCATGTAGACTTCTGTACCTGCATGTGGACTGTACCTGCATGTGGACTGTACCTGCATGTAGACTGTACCTGCATGTAGACTTCTGTACCTGCATGTAGACTGTACCTGCATGTAGACTCTGTACCTTCATGTAGACTTCTGTACCGGCATGTAGACTCTGTACCTTCATGTAGACTTCTGTACCTGCATGTAGACTTCTGTACCTGCATGTAGACTTCTGTACCTGCATGTAGACTCTGTACCTGCATGTAGACTGTACCTGCATGTAGACTCTGTACCTGCATGTAGACTGTACCTGCATGTAGACTGTACCTGCATGTAGACTGTACCTGCATGTAGACTGTACCACGCCATCTTCATATTACAGGATTCATAATAGAGCACGACTTTACACAAATTACAAATATATCTTTTTGTGGCTCTGAACATCCTCTCAGTATCTGAATGTGATCAACACGCAACGTTGAAAAATAAATGTCGTCATTACGGTCTGagtggcttggggggggggggtggaagaggagaggaggggagacagaggtagggaagaagggaggggggggggtaaacagaGGTGAAGGAGGTatagacggagatgagagaggaggGGTGCATGGGGAGATGGGGGACCGTTGAGGCacagaggtgtgagggagggtgtaatgtatagagacagagggagggggggggggtagagataaGAGAACGCATAAAGGGAGGGGGGACCAGAAGGGAGGGAGATGGAATAGTAGGAAAGTGAtgtggggaaggaaggaaggtcaAGAGTGTAGCTCGGGGTATAGTGAAGAGCAGGGACAGATGCATGGATCACCAGCACAGGAAACACGGCGTGAGGATAGGTTTTTTTCCACaggttgaggggggggagggccgGGCTGGAAATGGAGATGAGAATTACTAGTTGAAGGAGTGCTTGTAAGTGGGGCGGAGGGGACAGTAAGATCCTTATCTCTTGCCATAAATGATTTAAACTGACGGGAATGTTTAAGtggctgtgtagtgtgtgtgtgtgtactcacctagttgtgcttgcgggggttgagctctggctctttgatcccgtctctcaactctcaatcaactcttccccccccccccacacacacacacatacccaggaagcagcccgtagcagctgtctaactcccaggtacctatttactgctaggtgaacaggtgcatcaaggtgaaagaaactctgctcatttgttttttccgccggcgccggggatcgaaccctggtccctagGTCCATGAGTGTAgatcgttgtccactcagccaccagccccctTCCATTCAGCTACCAGccccctgcgtgtgtgtgtgtgtgtgtgtgtgtgtgttttggagaGCACTAGCAGAACCTGTACTAAAAATGACCTTGATGTGTGTGAATGACAAATAATATCAGTGAATGATATTACATGATATGCTCTTGGAAAGACCAAGAGCAAAATTTTCACCCCTGGGCATCCTTTCGTATAGCCATGCCACAATTCTTGTATCGATCTCTTTTTCAATAATAACCACAACAGCATTTGCCATGACTAATTAAGacctggctacaagtatctctggcagttcgactTTTATAGGGATCtaaatgaagtaaagtgtaaagtgtgtggacaaagtcaGGGACACACACTATTTCATCTTAGACTGTGATAAAATTGAACCATTTAGAGATAATTCTAAACTCACGCTGCATAAAATAGCAAaccatcttattactaaggataaaattgCGAAAATCTTTGCGTTGTATCCATAATCTTTGCACCTTTGGCACAGGAAAGTGATTTTGCCTATAAAACTGGCCCGTTCTCCAGTTTTGACACCATGAAAATACAACGTTCTTCCCTAATTAGAAACGTACAAAGCCAAGCAACCGCCTCACCCGTCGTGATCGATGCTTAGAGAATATTACAGTACACTCAGTTACAGTACAGTCAATATTACAGTACGTTTCACTAAACCTCGCATTTTTAATGAATTGATTTGATTCCTTTTGAGATGCGACGTATTTGGTGAAAGGACATTGTTAGGTGGTACACCAACTCGACTGCAATATCTGGGACCACACGTCCACTATGTCTACAATATCTGGGACCACACACCAACTATATATATCTACTTTGGTTACATCATCAAGTCCCCGTTTAACTCTCCATCTTACCAGCTCTTCAGCCAAAGGAAGCATTTCCTACAAGAAAATAATCTGGttactaacaaaattataaatCTAAGTCAAATGAGACTGAGGTAACTTCAGTCATTTGAAACCTTCCCCGATAAATAAATCAGTATGGTGAGATACTCAACCCAGGAATAAAATGCGACTTCGAAGCCGACATCGATCTAGAGTAACCTCGTAACTGTGTAgcgaggttgggttaggtagcccgaGGGAGGGATCACTTCGCAGACTTCGGGGTGTTTAGGTGACCTCAGGTTCAGTCAACAGAACAGCAACCTTATGGTAACCTCAGTGGGGAAAAAGGGGGAGTTTTCTTTGTCTTAAAAAAGTAATTTGGAGGTTTCCAACCTGGGAAAATCGACAGCTTTGAATATTAATTAGTGCCGTGTTTGGGCCTCAGATTACTGTCATAAATTGTTATTTTCTGTCATTGTGAGTTTATGGTTTAATTTGTAGcttcttctttttttttgggggggggggaggcccagCTAGTGAAATTAAATTCCTTATGTAACGGATCCTTACGGTGATGCTCTAGGAAATCCGACTTGTTGTGCAAGTGGAAAGGAATTATTAagtcagtcacacacacacacacacacacacacacacacacacacacacacacacacacacacacacacacacacacacacacacacacacacatggaatgcattaggaagtgatgtggtggaggctgactccatacacagctttaagcgtagatatgataaagcccagtaggctcaggaacctgtacattagttgattgaccgttgagaggcgggaccaaagagcgagagctcaacccccacaagcactattaggtgagtacacacacacacacactaccgaaAGCGATGATGGAGAAATGGACAAAAGATAAGAAAAAGTAATCAGAGAAAAAGACGCAATTAGGAAGGCCAAGATAAACAGAATCAGGTCGAGATCATGACGGGCGATCATTACACTCTCTTCCATTCATTAgtcattacccccctccccctccctcaccacctgtacgaaggaaggggggaggggggggggagagcaagctTGGCACAGTCCAGTTCTCCCAGTCTTCTAcctcattccccccccctccattctgGGACACCCCTTGTCTCTTATTTCTGAACCTCTTTATTTTTTTCTAATAATTTTTATGTTTTATCGGGTGGGGTTTCTGAGCCAGAGCTGGACACTCGAAAGTGGGTCTTCCGTAGTTTTTATATGCTGTTCCTGGAGCTTCTTTTTCAAGGTTTCTGGATATTAAATGTATATTGGCAGTTTTATGTATTCTGCACTTTTTCTCTACTTGTGTGTGACTCTGACGTCAGGTTAGAGGCCCCAGATCTTGCTCATAATCTGTTTTTACGAGCtttctctcgttcatcctctgctctcatcctctactcccccccccccccccggggtctTCTCGCTCTTGTTACACAATCGTCATTTGTTTGAGTCTATTAGCCAATTTTTGAATAAGACTGTAATAATTATTTTTCCCAGGGTAGTGTTATTTCCTTATTGCTTATGCCTCCACTTTATAGGAAATGGCTATTTTTTTTGTCCAAAAACTTGGCTTTTGTGACAAGGACAGTGATATTTATTGATGTACCTATTTTACACAACATTCCAGGTAGATTCAGTGCGGAGTGAATCTGGAGTAACTCATAGAATTTTCTAAAACTCTCCAGTAATATAACCactataactagtaatataactcTCCAGTAATATAACCAGTAATATAAATCTCAAGTAATATAACCagtataactagtaatataaccattataactagtaatataaccagtataactagtaatataaccagtataactagtaatataactcCAGTAATATAACCagtataactagtaatataactcCAGTAATATAACCagtataactagtaatataaccagtataactagtaatataaccagtataactagtaatataactcCAGTAATATAACCagtataactagtaatataactcTCAGTGGCCTCGAGAGGTCACCAGCTCAGTTTAGTTGCAGCTACccaagagtatatatatatgtctgattTGTGCAGAACTGACATCCAGAGGCTCCAAGTATCCCCGGACGCACTCTGCTGTGTCTGCGGCAAATTCATCAAAGCAAAGAGTAACAAAGTTCTCTGAGGAAGCATCGGCTGAGATGACTTTTGGCATGCCTGTGAGGCCTACAAGGCATATTTTAGCATGCCTGTGAGGCCTACAAGGCATATTTTAGCATGCCTGTGAGGCCTACAAGGCATATTTTAGCATGCCTGTGAGGCCTACAAGGCATATTTTAGCATGCCTGTGAGGCCTACAAGGCATATTTTAGCATGCCTGTGAGGCCTACAAGGCATATTTTAGCATGCCTGTGAGGCCTACAAGGCATATTTTAGCATGCCTGTGAGGCCTACAAGGCATATTTTAGCATGCCTGTGAGGCCTACAAGGCATATTTTAGCATGCCTGTGAGGCCTACAAGGCATATTTTAGCATGCCTGTGAGGCCTACAAGGCATATTTTAGCATGCCTGTGAGGCCTACAAGGCATATTTTAGCATGCCTGTGAGGCCTACAAGGCATATTTTAGCATGCCTGTGAGGCCTACAAGGCATATTTTAGCATGCCTGTGAGGCCTACAAGGCATATTTTAGCATGCCTGTGAGGCCTACAAGGCATATTTTAGCATGCCTGTGAGGCCTACAAGGCATATTTTGGCATGCCTGTGAGGCCTACAAGGCATATTTTAGCATGCCTGTGAGGCCTACAAGGCATATTTTGGCATGCCTGTGAGGCCTACAAGGCATATTTTAGCATGCCTGTGAGGCCTACAAGGCATATTTTGGCATGCCTGTGAGGCCTACAAGGCATATTTTGGCATGCCTGTGAGGCCTACAAGGCATATTTTAGCATGCCTGTGAGGCCTACAAGGCATATTTTAGCATGCCTGTGAGGCCTACAAGGCATATTTTGGCATGCCTGTGAGGCCTACAAGGCATATTTTAGCATGCCTGTGAGGCCTACAAGGCATATTTTGGCATGCCTGTGAGGCCTACAAGGCATATTTTAGCATGCCTGTGAGGCCTACAAGGCATATTTTAGCATGCCTGTGAGGCCTACAAGGCATATTTTGGCATGCCTGTGAGGCCTACAAGGCATATTTTAGCATGCCTGTGAGGCCTACAAGGCATATTTTGGCATGCCTGTGAGGCCTACAAGGCATATTTTGGCATGCCTGTGAGGGATCAACGCAAACTCTTGGGGGATTTCACCTTTGAGCACTTCAAACAACACAAAACTCTGGAATGTAAGATGGACAATTGTTGGCCAGAATGTTATGATTtatttttacaattttttttttaatcaatttTTTTCAATGTTATTGACAAAAATATATAATAGAAAACGTTGCGAAGATCTCTTACACATTAGTCATGGattaaataaatgtgttttcattatgtcAATTGTATTTTGTTCTTTTGTTGAATGGTACAGAGGGGAAAAGTTCTCTACCCTCAAAATATTGCGGGAACAAACTGACCACTCGAGAAACGGTGCACTACTTCATAGTGGACCTTTCCAAACACGGTACTGGCAATAATATGCCTACTATATCTGACCTTTATCCATCGCCCAGGTGCCACACTGCCCTGAGCTACTCCATGCCTACTTCTTTAGAGAAAGAGCAGCCTTGTTCAGAAGAGAGCAGCAAGTCCGAGAGGAAGGAAGACGTTGTAGATCCACATAACAATTTCAGAGATGGAGCTGAGGAGAGAAACCCATACTAGCCCAACCACAAAAGATCTCAACGACGTGACCAGAAACCTTGGTCTCACCACGTCCAGTGTCGAGCTTTTGACGTCTAGGCTCAAACAGCGGAACGTTTTGGATGAGAGTGAACAAGTCGCAAATTAGAGGAAGCATCACCAAGCTTTTTCCCAGCTTCTTCACCTATAAAAATGGACTCTGCTGCAATGTGGCCAGTCTGTTCGAGGCAATTACAGTCGCATGAAACCCAGACGAGTGGCGCCTCTTCCTTGACAGCATATCCAGGAGACTCCAAGCCATACTGCTCCATAACAGGAATAAGTACCCGTCTCTCCCCCTGGTCACTCTGTGCACCTCAAAGAGGATTACAACAACATCCAGACCTCGCTGGATGCCATGAAGTATGATGGGTCCCGCTGGGAGGTCATAAGAGACTATAAATTAGTGGCATTCCTGATGGATCTCCAAGGTAATTTTATCAAGTTTCCCTGCTATCATTGTCTTTGGGGCACAGGGAAATCAAGGCGCACTGCCAGGCGAGACTGGCCAAAGAAGTTTTTTCTAAGGGGAGAAACAAAATCAAGTGGGAGCTACTGGTGAACCCTGAGAGGTTGAGATGCCATCACTGCACTTCAGATATGGCTTTATGATGTACATAAGGCCATATATGATGTCACAACTCCAGGTAAGAAGTCGGTAGCCTTCAAGTACCTACAAGACTTCTTCCCGAACCTGTCTGAGGTAAAGGTCAAAGTCGGTGTTTACGACGGACAAGAGTGCAAGGAATTCGTCAATAAGctcaccaggaaagagaaaggagCTTGCAACAGCTTTGACACAGTGGTTCCAGGCTGCTGGGAAATCACAAGACCGAGAACTATGTGGAGCTGGTTGAGACTCTGGTGAAGAACTACAACACAATGGGCTGAAAGGATGTCCCTTGATGCTCGTCTTGATAAATTCAAGGAGAACGTGAACACGTACTGGGAGGAGCAAGGCAAGTGACCACTGAATATCCTGGAGTGTGAGTGCCGTTGCCAAGGATCTTATAACGAGAGCATGCTGCGAGACTATATGTTTTGGGCGCTCATTCTTGAAAGTGATTTACGGTATAAAGGTAAGTATAGAAAAACTGTTTATTGCCAAACCTTTTGTGatcatttttatattttaatgtgAATcaaattaacatgtgtttatatgtttttttttagtGACTTTATGTTAATGAAAAGACGCTAATGCGTCTGTAATTCTCATTGGAAATTGGTATATTTCAAAATATCATTGTCTTGGTGACCAGGACACACTTGTCTTGGTGACCAGGACACACTTGTCTTGGTGACCAGGACACACTTGTCTTGGTGACCAGGACACACTTGTCTTGGTGACCAGGACACACTTGTCTTGGTGACCAGGACACACTTGTCTTGGTGACCAGGACACACTTGTCTTGGTGACCAGGACACACTTGTCTTGGTGACCAGGACACACTTGTCTTGGTGACCAGGACACACTTGTCTTGGTGACCAGGACACACTTGTCTTGGTGACCAGGACACACTTGTCTTGGTGACCAGGACACACTTGTCTTGGTGACCAGGACACACTTGTCTTGGTGACCAGGACACACTTGTCTTGGTGACCAGGACACACTTGTCTTGGTGACCAGGACACACTTGTCTTGGTGACCAGGACACACTTGTCTTGGTGACCAGGACACACTTGTCTTGGTGACCAGGACACACTTGTCTTGGTGACCAGGACACACTTGTCTTGGTGACCAGGACACACTTGTCTTGGTGACCAGGACACACTTGTCTTGGTGACCAGGACACACTTGTCTTGGTGACCAGTGTGTCCTGGTCACAACTGTCCTCGTCACAAGTGTGTTCTGGTCACAAGTGTGTTCTGGTCACAAGTGTGTCCTCGTCACAAGTGTGTCCTGGTCACAAGTGTGTCCTGGTCACAAGAGGGAGATAATAGCCTGAGGACGGGCGACGCCAGGATGACGGGCGACGCCAGCATGACGGTCGACGCCAGCATGACGGTCGACGCCAGCATGACGGTCGACGCCAGCATGACGGTCGACGCCAGCATGACCGTCGACGCCAGCATGACGGTCGACGCCAGCATGACGGGCGACGCCAGTATGACGGTCGATGCCAGCATGACGGGCGACGCCAGCATGACGGGCGACGCCAGCATGACGGTCGACGCCAGCATGACGGTCGACGCCAGCATGACGGTCGACGCCAGCATGACGGTCGACGCCAGCATGACGGTCGACGCCAGCATGACGGTCGACGCCAGCATGACGGGCGACGCCAGCATGACGGTCGACGCCAGCATGACGGTCGACGCCAGCATGACGGGCGACGCCAGCATGACGGTCGACGCCAGCATGACGGTCGACGCCAGCATGACGGGCGACGCCAGCATGACGGGCGACGCCAGCATGACGGGCGACGCCAGCATGACGGGCGACGCCAGCATGACCGTCGACGCCAGCATGACCGTCGACGCCAGCATGACCGTCGACGCCAGCATGACCGTCGACGCCAGCATGACCGTCGACGCCAGCATGACCGTCGACGCCAGCATGACCGTCGACGCCAGCATGACCGTCGACGCCAGCATGTCGGGCGACGCCAGCATGACCGTCGACGCCAGCAGGCAACGTTTCCCTGGAGCCCACCATCGTGACACTGGCTAGCCCAGGCATCAAAATTTTGTTGTCAACAATTCAATTATTTGAATCCATAATTATCGATGATGAAAATTTCCCCGTTAATCAGATAATGACATTCTGGTACGGACGCACAGtcagataaacacacacacacatacacacacacacacacacacacacacacacacacacacacacacacacacacacacacacgcacacacacgcacacaccagttgagtgacggcagagagtcgggaccaaagatctgaaactcaactcccgcaaacacaactataaAATCTATACACACAAATATTGAAAAAGATTTAAGTAGACATAACCCCAGGTCTGTGATCTGAGACACAGGTGAGGATCACGTCAGCTGCTTGGTCAAACGTCGTCTGTATTTGCCTTCTGGGACTTGGTGAGATCTATCTCCCGAACGCTAATATACAACCAACGTGAGACTCGCTTGTAAGTGTGCAGCCCCGACATAGAACACCTAcctaaagaaaaacaaaacaaatctaGAAAAAGTTCAAAGAGATTCAACATGACTCATTCGTGAATTG
The DNA window shown above is from Procambarus clarkii isolate CNS0578487 chromosome 21, FALCON_Pclarkii_2.0, whole genome shotgun sequence and carries:
- the LOC123760704 gene encoding streptococcal hemagglutinin-like gives rise to the protein MTGDASMTVDASMTVDASMTVDASMTVDASMTVDASMTVDASMTGDASMTVDASMTGDASMTGDASMTVDASMTVDASMTVDASMTVDASMTVDASMTVDASMTGDASMTVDASMTVDASMTGDASMTVDASMTVDASMTGDASMTGDASMTGDASMTGDASMTVDASMTVDASMTVDASMTVDASMTVDASMTVDASMTVDASMTVDASMSGDASMTVDASRQRFPGAHHRDTG